One Amycolatopsis thermophila DNA segment encodes these proteins:
- a CDS encoding sensor histidine kinase yields the protein MSAPRAVSYLGTLLRRGAPAMAGVTGGLDDEVADPAPASPLRRMRRMAGPVDLAAPDNLLLRATRYVAMVPLIYRVLAVAGALAAFLADGHGGVGLVVAVAAVVIAWNAHGLRWLFRSAPFHSRGAVWLLVADVVVTVAADLVVAASVPGAAFATAMQVPGKQLLGGVALLTLALGLGYGLGLVVLSIPLAGVAWWLNSGVFNVKQAFAGLGTIAGVLVTATGALVLLGLGTRLALAYGIRHGREAERARQQRMLHDTVLQTLETMTLPGTGSSEHQLSELRRLARAQAMELRQTIESGTDGPSPLGEKLAALAAEMARDGLRAQLVMAELDADTLTEVRQVAIRDAAREALRNTLKHSGTDRVVVRAEERDGGVAVVIRDHGVGFDETDRPPGFGISESITARLAEAGGRARVESSPGSGTRVTLWMPR from the coding sequence ATGTCCGCACCGCGCGCGGTGAGTTACCTGGGGACCCTGCTCCGGCGGGGTGCGCCCGCGATGGCCGGTGTGACCGGCGGACTGGATGACGAGGTCGCCGATCCGGCGCCGGCGTCCCCGCTGCGGCGCATGCGGCGCATGGCGGGCCCGGTCGACCTCGCGGCCCCGGACAACCTGCTGCTCCGCGCGACCCGGTACGTGGCGATGGTGCCGTTGATCTACCGCGTGCTGGCCGTCGCGGGGGCGCTGGCCGCGTTCCTCGCCGACGGGCACGGCGGGGTGGGCCTGGTCGTGGCGGTCGCGGCCGTGGTGATCGCGTGGAACGCCCACGGCCTGCGCTGGCTGTTCCGGTCGGCGCCGTTCCACAGCCGCGGCGCGGTGTGGCTGCTGGTGGCCGACGTGGTGGTCACGGTCGCGGCCGACCTGGTGGTCGCGGCGAGCGTGCCCGGGGCGGCCTTCGCGACGGCGATGCAGGTGCCCGGCAAGCAGCTGCTCGGCGGCGTCGCGCTGCTGACCCTCGCGCTCGGCCTGGGGTACGGGCTCGGTCTGGTGGTGCTGAGCATTCCGCTGGCCGGGGTCGCGTGGTGGCTCAATTCGGGCGTGTTCAACGTGAAACAAGCCTTCGCCGGACTCGGGACGATCGCCGGTGTCCTGGTCACGGCGACGGGTGCGCTGGTGCTGCTCGGCTTGGGCACGCGGCTGGCCCTGGCGTACGGCATCCGGCACGGGCGCGAGGCCGAGCGCGCGCGGCAGCAGCGCATGCTGCACGACACGGTGCTGCAGACCCTGGAGACGATGACCCTGCCCGGCACCGGCAGCAGCGAGCACCAGCTCAGCGAGTTGCGGCGGCTGGCCCGCGCGCAGGCGATGGAACTGCGGCAGACGATTGAATCCGGGACGGACGGACCGAGCCCGTTGGGCGAGAAACTGGCCGCTCTCGCGGCCGAGATGGCCCGCGACGGCCTGCGCGCCCAGCTGGTCATGGCCGAGCTCGACGCGGACACCCTGACCGAGGTCCGGCAGGTCGCGATCCGCGACGCCGCGCGGGAAGCGTTGCGGAACACGCTGAAGCACAGCGGAACCGACCGGGTCGTCGTGCGGGCTGAGGAACGGGACGGCGGCGTGGCCGTGGTGATCCGCGACCACGGCGTCGGCTTCGACGAAACGGACCGGCCCCCGGGGTTCGGCATCAGCGAGTCGATCACGGCCCGCCTGGCCGAAGCGGGCGGCCGCGCGCGGGTCGAGTCGAGCCCGGGCAGCGGAACTCGCGTGACCCTCTGGATGCCGCGATGA
- a CDS encoding TNT domain-containing protein, producing MRYRVELAERPDGLYAVWQGRVFAAQRSSADASVLLVAAPGEDAPADFDTEHESRPAKVVPEAEVASTFSLQTHCLFDDDIYRIAPGEGLNLRWTGTDEVRAQQLGLHDFGVTATEAEITAIWQERHDFTTGPRTAGTGDPQELVRDIARLLRTVVPDGWERIAAQFRQVGDYAEIEVRAVGEGESVSLPASPRLGQLFSDLRAAMYQEGAGTWFKGTLTLVAPSDFTFDYDARAEPNWRQSPAGRPTARAYEAELEHFPRERGAVPDWLAAKAGLPVDVAFRHAAVVDAQNPGEPPVVNRQALPPDEARALFDYLYRAPVVLSRPYRLPDLFAPANPPDVPDAFHTDGEWIWAAAVPHYLRKYGLPPQPELTERIRALGYRPPAVPPHLLAAAEAELQGRPLPTQPDAGEVDAVTLTERGGDPPYGLRASEVLTVLERRLAEHGIKPSAYRIGSRAEGAWSLRRTESSWEVTGPDGAEPAAFSRVEEAARFLLGSLLLYPVRVADDEGEWPIVPLRGEPPLTFYRAKRLVTLPIGTTLVRFGPETGNLVHEETARFPETSLLPEREVQRARYRITRPLRALTGVTEPWGALPGGAVAYFLPHPVGQHVETGALERI from the coding sequence GTGCGGTATCGGGTCGAGTTGGCGGAGCGTCCGGACGGGCTGTACGCCGTCTGGCAGGGCCGTGTGTTCGCTGCACAGCGGTCCAGCGCGGACGCTTCGGTCCTGCTCGTGGCCGCGCCCGGCGAGGACGCCCCCGCGGATTTCGACACCGAGCACGAGTCGCGCCCGGCGAAGGTCGTGCCGGAGGCCGAGGTCGCCTCGACGTTCAGCCTCCAGACCCACTGCCTCTTCGACGACGACATCTACCGCATCGCGCCGGGCGAGGGGCTGAACCTGCGCTGGACCGGGACCGACGAGGTCCGCGCGCAGCAGCTCGGCCTGCACGACTTCGGGGTCACCGCCACCGAGGCCGAGATCACCGCGATCTGGCAGGAACGCCACGACTTCACCACCGGCCCGCGCACGGCGGGCACCGGTGATCCGCAGGAGCTGGTGCGCGACATCGCGCGGTTGCTGCGGACCGTGGTGCCCGACGGCTGGGAACGCATCGCGGCGCAGTTCCGGCAGGTCGGCGACTACGCGGAGATCGAGGTGCGGGCCGTCGGCGAGGGCGAATCGGTGTCGCTGCCCGCCTCGCCGCGGCTCGGGCAGCTGTTCAGCGACCTGCGCGCCGCGATGTACCAGGAGGGCGCCGGGACCTGGTTCAAGGGCACGCTGACGCTGGTCGCGCCGTCGGACTTCACGTTCGACTACGACGCGCGGGCGGAGCCGAACTGGCGCCAGTCGCCGGCGGGACGGCCGACCGCGCGGGCGTACGAGGCGGAGCTGGAGCACTTCCCGCGCGAACGCGGCGCGGTCCCGGACTGGCTCGCCGCGAAGGCCGGACTCCCGGTCGACGTGGCGTTCCGGCACGCGGCCGTCGTCGACGCGCAGAACCCGGGGGAGCCGCCCGTGGTCAACCGGCAGGCCCTGCCGCCGGACGAGGCGCGCGCCCTGTTCGACTACCTCTACCGCGCGCCGGTCGTGCTGAGCAGGCCGTACCGGCTGCCGGACCTGTTCGCCCCCGCCAACCCGCCCGACGTGCCGGACGCGTTCCACACCGACGGCGAGTGGATCTGGGCCGCGGCCGTGCCGCACTACCTGCGCAAATACGGTCTGCCGCCGCAACCGGAACTGACCGAGCGCATTCGCGCGCTGGGGTACCGGCCGCCGGCTGTGCCGCCCCACCTGCTGGCCGCGGCCGAGGCGGAACTGCAGGGCCGTCCGCTGCCGACGCAGCCCGACGCGGGCGAGGTGGACGCGGTCACGCTGACCGAGCGCGGCGGCGACCCGCCGTACGGGCTCCGGGCGTCCGAGGTGCTGACCGTGCTGGAGCGCCGGCTGGCCGAGCACGGGATCAAGCCGTCGGCGTACCGGATCGGCTCCCGCGCGGAGGGGGCGTGGAGCCTGCGGCGGACCGAGTCGAGCTGGGAGGTCACCGGCCCGGACGGCGCCGAACCGGCCGCGTTCTCGCGGGTCGAGGAGGCGGCGCGGTTCCTGCTCGGGTCGCTGCTGCTGTACCCGGTGCGGGTGGCCGACGACGAGGGCGAGTGGCCGATCGTGCCCCTGCGCGGCGAACCACCGCTGACCTTCTACCGCGCGAAACGCCTGGTCACGCTGCCCATCGGCACGACGCTGGTCCGGTTCGGACCGGAGACGGGGAACCTGGTGCACGAGGAGACCGCCCGCTTCCCGGAGACGTCGCTGCTGCCCGAGCGGGAGGTCCAGCGGGCGCGGTACCGGATCACGCGCCCGCTGCGGGCGCTGACGGGCGTCACCGAGCCGTGGGGCGCACTCCCCGGCGGGGCCGTGGCCTACTTCCTGCCCCACCCCGTCGGGCAGCACGTCGAGACCGGTGCGCTGGAGCGGATCTAG
- a CDS encoding ADP-ribosylglycohydrolase family protein has protein sequence MTVDAARWRGSLLAGAIGDALGAPVEALPFARIEELAGPGGVTDYLDHRDGAGSITDDTQMTLFTAEALIRARGTDLRPALQAAYQRWLHTQGVPWEKARGPRVTSPGPDGWLVTNRALHHRRAPGSTCFFALRAYGRGVAAPNDSTGCGGVMRAAPVAVWSDDPAAVFEAGVISAAITHGHPSGQLPAGALGVIVHQLIRGAALPAAIDVAQDLLRHRPGHEETLAALDAALALGGPPSPAKVASLGSGHTGETALAIGVYSALVTDDPDTALLVAVNHDGDSDSTGSVCGNIVGARYGEQALRRDWLARLELRDVIERLAADALLGFGPNPPDGEGWYAAYPPG, from the coding sequence ATGACGGTCGATGCGGCGCGCTGGCGGGGCAGTCTCCTCGCCGGCGCGATCGGTGACGCCCTCGGCGCGCCCGTCGAAGCTCTGCCGTTCGCGCGGATCGAGGAGCTCGCCGGGCCCGGTGGGGTCACCGACTACCTGGACCACCGCGACGGCGCCGGGTCGATCACCGACGACACGCAGATGACGCTGTTCACCGCGGAGGCACTGATCCGCGCCCGCGGTACCGACCTGCGGCCCGCGCTCCAGGCCGCCTACCAGCGCTGGCTGCACACGCAGGGCGTGCCGTGGGAGAAGGCGCGCGGGCCGCGCGTCACCTCGCCCGGGCCGGACGGGTGGCTGGTCACGAACCGGGCGCTGCACCACCGGCGCGCACCGGGGTCGACCTGCTTCTTCGCGCTCCGGGCCTACGGGCGGGGCGTTGCCGCGCCCAACGACTCCACGGGCTGCGGCGGTGTCATGCGGGCCGCGCCGGTCGCGGTGTGGTCGGACGATCCGGCCGCGGTGTTCGAGGCCGGGGTGATCAGCGCGGCGATCACGCACGGCCATCCGAGCGGGCAGCTCCCGGCGGGCGCGCTCGGCGTGATCGTGCACCAGTTGATCCGCGGTGCCGCACTGCCCGCGGCGATCGATGTCGCGCAGGACCTGCTGCGCCACCGGCCGGGGCACGAAGAGACCCTCGCGGCGCTGGACGCGGCCCTCGCCCTGGGCGGCCCGCCGTCACCGGCGAAGGTCGCGTCCCTGGGCAGCGGTCACACCGGCGAGACCGCGCTCGCGATCGGCGTGTATTCGGCGCTGGTCACCGATGATCCCGACACCGCCCTGCTGGTGGCCGTGAACCACGACGGGGACAGCGACTCGACCGGTTCGGTGTGCGGGAACATCGTCGGCGCGCGGTACGGCGAACAGGCGCTCCGCCGGGACTGGCTCGCGCGGTTGGAGCTGCGGGACGTGATCGAGCGGCTGGCCGCGGACGCCCTGCTCGGATTCGGTCCGAATCCTCCCGACGGGGAAGGTTGGTACGCAGCGTATCCGCCCGGCTAG
- a CDS encoding ADP-ribosylglycohydrolase family protein — protein MESAEAVAKVEEWLRDVHGADADVRVDHDHVLRVVEGWYVPYNSVGFLDGGDIGARIIPPPALIVREPEGDLRHASPLPGGPSIPVQYHDRDHWAEMIDPEYLDAGVAHLGIPLTAITGWQRFTADGTETEETRPNPEYRTGPLRRGYPAPWTALDYLVEFRDVGWLDQRRFVIGLLEHSLLVPVADDQVRYQSVTDGRRTVELWTSTRYLPPGIREWIWLDPVSLVEQVPEADLVVHGPWQLPVTTTTEEIRAAQAEFPRRSERIYTTGNCPEALPEVRRWAADVAARIGLPDPVEPPSDAADHARAHGFELSAEECYRVVSGRTWSRRLAMVLPPNRPSEPAAFGLTPGYDDDGRPTLRTDSFGKFADVGQDTNFSWQRLLGAYVGFALGEALGAPVDRLTIGEIERRHGPSGVTDLAAPAQAGPMTQRLLFLTEAFLRTPADAGPDMLAAAAREAVPRWQYTQGQAAEPDGWMPRLRELHAIRQPDPADLRSGPAVLLGALPGVLTLGGRGDVPFGGSERAVRAFAALPESGEGDLTAAVFLGLLLERSLERPFSPALWVSAGTVLKDRGGPQWDVVRNMAQRSVIAIPKSGMHRIPEPGEIGDGYDALSVLGRAIAAVSGFENNPEAALLRAVNHSGRSALTGAVAGALAGARNGVPDLPQKWVDQLELRPLIERVVTDVARRFEGIPEGEEGQRWLRRYPAIRP, from the coding sequence GTGGAATCGGCAGAAGCCGTCGCCAAGGTCGAGGAGTGGCTGCGCGACGTCCACGGCGCCGACGCGGATGTGCGCGTCGACCACGACCACGTCCTCCGGGTCGTGGAAGGGTGGTACGTCCCCTACAACTCGGTCGGCTTCCTCGACGGCGGGGACATCGGGGCCCGGATCATCCCGCCGCCCGCGCTGATCGTGCGGGAGCCGGAGGGGGACCTGCGGCACGCGTCGCCGCTGCCGGGCGGGCCCAGCATCCCCGTCCAGTACCACGACCGCGACCACTGGGCCGAGATGATCGACCCGGAGTACCTCGACGCGGGCGTGGCTCACCTGGGCATACCGCTCACGGCGATCACGGGCTGGCAGCGCTTCACGGCCGACGGCACCGAGACCGAGGAGACGCGGCCGAACCCCGAGTACCGGACGGGTCCGCTCCGCCGCGGTTACCCGGCGCCCTGGACGGCGCTCGACTACCTCGTCGAGTTCCGCGACGTCGGGTGGCTCGACCAGCGCCGGTTCGTGATCGGCCTGCTGGAGCACAGCCTGCTGGTCCCGGTGGCCGACGACCAGGTGCGGTACCAGTCCGTGACGGACGGCCGGCGAACCGTGGAGTTGTGGACGTCCACGCGTTACCTCCCGCCCGGGATCCGGGAGTGGATCTGGCTCGACCCGGTGAGCCTCGTCGAGCAGGTGCCCGAGGCGGATCTGGTCGTCCACGGTCCGTGGCAGCTCCCGGTCACGACGACCACCGAGGAGATCCGCGCGGCTCAGGCGGAGTTCCCGCGCCGCAGCGAACGGATCTACACCACCGGCAACTGCCCCGAAGCGCTGCCCGAGGTGAGGCGGTGGGCGGCCGACGTCGCGGCCCGGATCGGGCTGCCCGACCCCGTCGAGCCGCCTTCCGACGCCGCCGACCACGCCCGGGCACACGGGTTCGAACTCTCCGCCGAGGAGTGCTACCGGGTGGTGAGTGGCCGGACGTGGTCCCGCCGGCTCGCCATGGTCCTGCCGCCGAATCGACCGTCCGAGCCGGCGGCGTTCGGCCTGACACCGGGGTACGACGACGACGGCAGGCCGACGCTGCGGACGGACTCGTTCGGCAAGTTCGCCGACGTCGGCCAAGACACGAACTTCAGCTGGCAGCGCCTGCTCGGCGCCTACGTCGGGTTCGCCCTCGGCGAGGCACTCGGCGCGCCGGTCGACCGGCTCACGATCGGCGAGATCGAGCGCAGGCACGGGCCGTCGGGTGTCACCGACCTGGCGGCACCGGCCCAAGCCGGACCGATGACCCAGCGGCTGTTGTTCCTCACCGAGGCGTTCCTGCGCACCCCGGCCGACGCGGGTCCGGACATGCTGGCGGCGGCCGCGCGCGAGGCGGTGCCGCGGTGGCAGTACACCCAGGGGCAGGCCGCCGAGCCGGACGGCTGGATGCCGCGGCTGCGCGAACTCCATGCGATCCGGCAGCCGGATCCGGCCGACCTGCGGTCGGGTCCTGCCGTGCTGCTCGGCGCGCTACCGGGGGTGCTCACGCTCGGCGGCCGCGGCGACGTGCCGTTCGGCGGGTCCGAGCGGGCCGTCCGCGCGTTCGCGGCGCTCCCGGAGTCCGGCGAAGGCGATCTGACGGCTGCCGTGTTCCTCGGCCTGCTGCTCGAGCGCTCGTTGGAACGCCCGTTCAGTCCCGCGCTCTGGGTTTCGGCGGGAACGGTTCTCAAGGACCGCGGGGGTCCGCAATGGGACGTCGTCCGCAACATGGCTCAGCGGTCCGTGATCGCGATCCCGAAGTCCGGGATGCACCGGATTCCCGAGCCCGGTGAGATCGGCGACGGGTACGACGCGCTCTCCGTCCTCGGTCGCGCGATCGCCGCCGTCTCCGGTTTCGAGAACAACCCGGAGGCCGCGTTGCTGCGGGCGGTCAACCACTCCGGCCGCAGCGCCCTGACCGGCGCCGTCGCGGGTGCGCTCGCGGGCGCGCGCAACGGCGTGCCCGATCTGCCGCAGAAGTGGGTGGACCAGCTCGAGCTCAGGCCCCTGATCGAACGGGTCGTGACGGACGTGGCCCGCAGGTTCGAAGGAATCCCGGAGGGGGAGGAAGGGCAGCGATGGCTTCGGCGCTATCCGGCGATCCGGCCGTGA
- a CDS encoding glycohydrolase toxin TNT-related protein (This protein contains a domain related to Tuberculosis Necrotizing Toxin, which is the C-terminal effector domain of outer membrane channel protein CpnT, and which has a lethal NAD+-glycohydrolase activity.), with protein MRREATATVEPHRPLLVRLGTLARAGAPAGWERIELRFRQLGEHTELEALAFTRGAGHAYRVPADLTEVFSELRAAMYEAGRGAWLQARYALRPSGEFDLEVDATSQPGFRHPPDDLVLVLEHEGKAFPREPEHVPDWWRRAAGMALGIRFRHARVVDSYENTDAPVLGRPPVPEDEVPAILSYLERPPAVLVGSGLGPDIFSGGTESDVPESYHTDGTWIWHASVPHYLRKYGTPPEPDFLAHIRGQDFQPPYVDKLTRRTAAAELLGRPRPKADPDEALPTSGDIAADLETRTDPALEDPALLVVLAHRLSEHGVWPEAYRLAARADGAWCLNPTDRGWEVARYAGGAPVRPQYFDRAEDAAQHLLGALLLHPARTTGGAETPLETSAELADWPIQPVDGDPPLTLLRNKRLVRLTTGTVVLRFGDARGNLVHHDETRFPATSLPIEREREERRYRVRRPVPVVLGIAVPWANLPGGGVGYVLPKRLSEHEADGSLERIE; from the coding sequence ATGCGCAGGGAGGCGACGGCAACCGTGGAGCCACACCGGCCGCTGCTCGTGCGCCTCGGCACGCTCGCCAGGGCAGGCGCACCGGCGGGGTGGGAGCGCATCGAGCTGCGCTTCCGCCAGCTCGGCGAGCACACGGAGCTGGAAGCGCTCGCGTTCACCCGGGGCGCGGGCCACGCCTACCGGGTTCCCGCCGACCTGACCGAAGTCTTCAGTGAGCTGCGCGCCGCGATGTACGAGGCCGGACGGGGTGCGTGGCTGCAGGCCCGGTACGCACTGCGGCCCTCCGGAGAGTTCGACCTCGAGGTCGACGCGACGTCACAGCCGGGGTTCCGGCATCCCCCGGACGACCTCGTCCTAGTGCTCGAGCACGAGGGCAAGGCGTTCCCCCGCGAACCGGAACACGTCCCCGACTGGTGGCGGCGCGCGGCCGGCATGGCGCTGGGCATCCGGTTCCGGCACGCCCGCGTGGTCGATTCCTACGAGAACACCGACGCGCCGGTACTCGGCAGGCCGCCGGTGCCGGAGGACGAAGTCCCGGCGATCCTGAGCTACCTGGAGCGGCCGCCGGCCGTGCTGGTCGGCAGCGGTCTGGGGCCGGACATCTTCAGCGGCGGCACCGAATCCGACGTCCCGGAGAGCTACCACACGGACGGCACCTGGATCTGGCACGCGTCCGTGCCCCACTACCTGCGCAAGTACGGCACCCCGCCGGAACCCGATTTCCTCGCGCACATCCGCGGTCAGGACTTCCAGCCGCCGTACGTCGACAAGTTGACCCGGCGGACGGCGGCGGCCGAGTTGCTCGGGCGGCCGCGCCCGAAGGCCGATCCGGACGAAGCCCTGCCGACGAGCGGTGACATCGCGGCCGACCTGGAAACCCGCACGGACCCGGCCCTGGAGGACCCGGCGCTGCTGGTCGTGCTGGCGCACCGGCTGTCCGAGCACGGCGTCTGGCCCGAGGCCTACCGGCTGGCGGCCCGCGCGGACGGCGCGTGGTGCCTCAACCCGACCGACCGGGGCTGGGAGGTCGCGCGCTACGCCGGCGGCGCCCCGGTCCGGCCGCAGTACTTCGACCGGGCGGAGGACGCCGCCCAGCACCTGCTCGGCGCGCTGCTGTTGCATCCGGCGCGGACGACGGGCGGTGCGGAGACGCCGCTGGAGACGTCCGCCGAGCTCGCCGACTGGCCGATCCAGCCGGTGGACGGCGACCCGCCGCTCACCTTGCTGCGCAACAAACGTCTCGTCCGGCTCACGACCGGCACGGTCGTGCTGCGGTTCGGCGACGCCCGCGGCAACCTGGTCCACCACGACGAGACCCGGTTCCCCGCGACTTCCCTGCCCATCGAGCGGGAACGCGAGGAGCGGCGCTACCGGGTCAGACGCCCGGTTCCGGTGGTGCTCGGCATCGCGGTGCCCTGGGCGAACCTGCCCGGCGGTGGCGTGGGATACGTCCTGCCGAAGCGGCTGAGCGAGCACGAGGCCGACGGAAGCCTGGAAAGGATCGAGTAG